In Ammospiza caudacuta isolate bAmmCau1 chromosome 2, bAmmCau1.pri, whole genome shotgun sequence, a genomic segment contains:
- the CHD4 gene encoding chromodomain-helicase-DNA-binding protein 4 isoform X1 yields the protein MASGIGSPSPCSGGSDDDEMEILLNNAIPQHPEPEEEPEEELLSEADTPKIKKKKKPKKLKEPKVPKLSKRQKKELGDSSGEGNEFVEEEEEVLRSDSEGSDYTPGKKKKKKLGPKKEKKNKAKRKEEEEEEEEDDDSKEPKSSAQLLEDWGMEDIDHIFTEEDYRTLTNYKAFSQFVRPLIAAKNPKIAVSKMMMVLGAKWREFSTNNPFKGSSGASVAAAAAAAVAVVESMVTNVDAVLPQPPVDVPLRKAKTKEGKGPNARRKPKASPRIPDIKKPKTKKVAPLKIKLGGFGSKRKRSSSEDDDLDVESDFDDASINSYSVSDGSTSRSSRSRKKLKAGKKKKKGEEDSTVAVDGYETDHQDYCEVCQQGGEIILCDTCPRAYHMVCLDPDMEKAPEGKWSCPHCEKEGIQWEAKEDNSEGEEILEDVVGDAEEEDDHHMEFCRVCKDGGELLCCDACPSSYHIHCLNPPLPEIPNGEWLCPRCTCPALKGKVQKILIWKWGQPPVGPAPPRPPDADPNAPPPKPLEGRPERQFFVKWQGMSYWHCSWVSELQLELHCQVMFRNYQRKNDMDEPPSGDFGGEEEKSRKRKNKDPKYAEMEERFYRYGIKPEWMMIHRILNHSVDKKGNVHYLIKWRDLPYDQASWESEDVDIQDYDLYKQAYWNHRELMRGEEGRPGKKLKKVKMRKLERPPETPTVDPTVKYDRQPEYLDVTGGTLHPYQLEGLNWLRFSWAQGTDTILADEMGLGKTVQTAVFLYSLYKEGHSKGPFLVSAPLSTIINWEREFEMWAPDMYVVTYVGDKDSRAIIRENEFTFEDNAIRGGKKASRMKKEAAVKFHVLLTSYELITIDMAILGSIDWACLIVDEAHRLKNNQSKFFRVLNGYSLQHKLLLTGTPLQNNLEELFHLLNFLTPERFHNLEGFLEEFADIAKEDQIKKLHDMLGPHMLRRLKADVFKNMPSKTELIVRVELSPMQKKYYKYILTRNFEALNARGGGNQVSLLNVVMDLKKCCNHPYLFPVAAMEAPKMPNGMYDGSALIRASGKLLLLQKMLKNLKEGGHRVLIFSQMTKMLDLLEDFLEHEGYKYERIDGGITGNMRQEAIDRFNAPGAQQFCFLLSTRAGGLGINLATADTVIIYDSDWNPHNDIQAFSRAHRIGQNKKVMIYRFVTRASVEERITQVAKKKMMLTHLVVRPGLGSKTGSMSKQELDDILKFGTEELFKDEATEGGDNKEGEDSSVIHYDDKAIERLLDRNQDETEDTELQGMNEYLSSFKVAQYVVREEEMGEEEEVEREIIKQEESVDPDYWEKLLRHHYEQQQEDLARNLGKGKRIRKQVNYNDGSQEDRGSRAVFLSDWQDDQSDNQSDYSVASEEGDEDFDERSEAARRPSRKGLRNDKDKPLPPLLARVGGNIEVLGFNARQRKAFLNAIMRYGMPPQDAFTTQWLVRDLRGKSEKEFKAYVSLFMRHLCEPGADGAETFADGVPREGLSRQHVLTRIGVMSLIRKKVQEFEHVNGRWSMPELAEIEENKKLSQPSSPSPKTPTPSTPGDTQPNTPAPVPPPEDGVKVEEGASAKEQGEPSEPEKELSASATETEAPMEQCAQPVETPPQEAKSPVNSTEVDEKKVEEMEVKERPDEPMEVESKADVEKVEDRAATENPPDPPIITLDEKDEKKDDDKRDVVMLQNGEMLKESVDERHKKAVKQRFMFNIADGGFTELHSLWQNEERAATVTKKTYEIWHRRHDYWLLAGIINHGYARWQDIQNDPRYAILNEPFKGEMNRGNFLEIKNKFLARRFKLLEQALVIEEQLRRAAYLNMSEDPSHPSMALNTRFAEVECLAESHQHLSKESMAGNKPANAVLHKVLKQLEELLSDMKADVTRLPATIARIPPVAVRLQMSERNILSRLANRSSEPPPPPPPQQVRTRSGGPAAVSSWPSAVDLSAKMK from the exons ATGGCTTCGGGCATTGGATCTCCGTCACCATGCTCAGGGGGCAGTGATGATGATGAGATGGAGATCCTGTTGAACAACGCTATCCCCCAGCATCCAG AACCTGAAGAAGAGCCAGAAGAAGAGCTTCTGTCAGAAGCTGACACTCCCAAaatcaagaagaagaagaagcccAAGAAACTGAAGGAACCCAAAGTTCCTAAGCTCAGCAAGCGTCAGAAGAAGGAG ctggggGACAGCTCTGGTGAGGGGAATGAGTTTgtagaggaagaagaagaggtTCTGCGCTCTGACAGTGAGGGCAGTGATTATACCcctgggaagaagaaaaagaagaaattaggacccaagaaggaaaagaaaaacaaagccaaacgcaaggaggaggaggaagaggaggaagaagatgatgaCTCAAAG GAGCCAAAGTCATCCGCTCAGCTCCTGGAAGATTGGGGCATGGAGGATATTGATCACATCTTCACAGAGGAGGATTACCGCACACTCACCAACTACAAAGCTTTCAGCCAGTTTGTCAG GCCACTTATTGCAGCCAAGAACCCTAAAATAGCAGTGTCGAAGATGATGATGGTCCTGGGAGCCAAATGGAGGGAGTTTAGCACCAACAACCCCTTCAAGGGAAGTTCAGGTGCatctgtggcagctgctgcagctgcagccgttGCAGTAGTCGAGAGTATGGTGACAAACGTGGATGCTGTCCTGCCGCAGCCCCCTGTAGATGTGCCACTCAGGAAAGCCAAGACAAAGGAGGGCAAAG GACCCAATGCCCGGCGGAAGCCAAAGGCCAGTCCTCGTATTCCTGATATCAAGAAACCTAAAACAAAGAAGGTGGCACCACTGAAAATCAAACTGGGAGGATTTGGTTCCAAGCGTAAAAGATCATCA AGTGAAGATGATGATCTGGATGTGGAGTCAGACTTTGATGATGCCAGCATCAACAGCTACTCTGTGTCAGACGGATCTACAAGCCGTAGTAGCCGCAGTCGCAAAAAACTCAAGgctgggaagaagaaaaagaaag GTGAGGAGGACTCCACAGTGGCTGTGGATGGCTATGAGACTGATCACCAGGACTACTGTGAGGtgtgccagcagggaggagaaATTATATTGTGTGATACCTGCCCTCGTGCCTACCACATGGTTTGCCTGGACCCAGACATGGAGAAAGCTCCAGAGGGCAAGTGGAGCTGCCCACACTGT gaaaaagaggGCATTCAGTGGGAAGCAAAGGAGGATAACTCTGAAGGTGAGGAAATCCTGGAGGATGTCGTGGGAGAtgctgaggaagaggatgacCACCATATGGAGTTCTGTAGAGTCTGCAAGGATGgaggagagctgctgtgctgtgatgCCTGTCCTTCCTCCTATCACATCCACTGTCTGAATCCCCCGCTGCCTGAGATTCCCAATGGAGAATGGCTGTGTCCTCGCTGCACT tgcccagctttgaaaggaaaggtgcagaagaTCTTGATCTGGAAATGGGGTCAGCCCCCAGTGGGCCCTGCGCCACCACGTCCGCCCGACGCCGACCCCAATGCTCCACCACCAAAGCCTCTGGAGGGTCGGCCTGAGAGGCAGTTCTTTGTCAAATGGCAGGGCATGTCCTACTGGCACTGCTCCTGGGTGTCCGAGTTGCAG CTGGAGTTGCACTGCCAGGTCATGTTTCGTAACTACCAACGCAAAAATGATATGGATGAGCCTCCCTCGGGAGACTTTGGaggggaagaagagaaaagccgaaagagaaaaaacaaggaCCCCAAATATGCTGAGATGGAGGAGCGTTTCTATCGATATGGGATCAAGCCTGAGTGGATGATGATCCACAGGATCCTTAATCATAG TGTGGATAAGAAGGGGAATGTCCACTATTTGATTAAATGGAGAGACCTACCCTATGACCAGGCATCCTGGGAAAGTGAAGATGTGGATATTCAAGATTATGACCTCTACAAGCAAGCCTACTGGAATCACAG GGAGCTGATGCGAGGTGAAGAGGGCCGGCCTGGTAAGAAGTTAAAGAAAGTGAAGATGCGGAAACTGGAGAGACCCCCTGAGACTCCCACAGTAGAT CCAACAGTGAAATATGACCGGCAACCCGAGTACCTCGATGTAACAGGGGGGACCTTGCATCCCTACCAGCTGGAAGGGCTGAATTGGCTGCGCTTCTCTTGGGCCCAGGGCACAGATACAATCTTGGCTGATGAGATGGGTCTGGGAAAGACTGTGCAGACAGCAGTGTTCCTGTATTCCTTATACAAAGAG GGCCACTCAAAGGGTCCCTTCTTGGTGAGTGCACCACTGTCCACAATCATCAACTGGGAACGAGAATTTGAGATGTGGGCCCCAGACATGTATGTAGTGACCTATGTTGGGGACAAAGACAGCCGGGCCATCATCCGTGAGAATGAGTTCACTTTTGAGGATAATGCCATACGTGGAGGCAAAAAAGCATCCAGAATGAAG aaGGAGGCTGCTGTCAAGTTCCATGTGCTTCTCACCTCCTATGAATTGATCACAATTGATATGGCCATACTAGGCTCTATTGACTGGGCCTGTCTCATTGTAGATGAAGCTCACAGACTGAAGAACAACCAGTCTAAG TTCTTCCGTGTGCTGAATGGTTACTCCCTCCAGCACAAGCTGCTGCTTACAGGAACTCCCCTGCAGAACAACCTGGAGGAACTGTTCCACCTGCTGAACTTCCTGACACCCGAGAGATTCCA TAACTTGGAGGGCTTCCTAGAAGAGTTTGCGGATATTGCCAAGGAAGATCAGATCAAGAAGCTGCACGACATGCTGGGCCCGCATATGCTGAGGCGTCTCAAGGCTGATGTGTTCAAGAATATGCCATCTAAGACTGAGCTCATTGTCAGAGTGGAGCTGAGTCCCATGCAGAA gaaatattataaatacattttgaCAAGAAACTTTGAGGCACTGAATGCACGAGGTGGTGGTAACCAAGTCTCATTGCTCAATGTTGTTATGGATCTGAAGAAGTGCTGTAACCACCCCTACCTctttcctgtggctgctatg gaagcTCCAAAAATGCCAAATGGCATGTATGATGGTAGTGCACTTATTCGAGCCTCTGGAAAGCTGTTGCTGCTCCAGAAGATGTTAAAGAACTTGAAGGAAGGAGGTCACAGGGTGCTCATATTCTCTCAG ATGACTAAAATGTTGGACCTTCTGGAAGATTTTTTGGAACACGAAGGATACAAATATGAGCGGATTGATGGAGGAATCACAGGGAACATGCGTCAGGAGGCTATTGATCGCTTCAATG ctcctggagctcagcagttctgctttctgctttcaaCTCGAGCTGGGGGTCTTGGTATTAACTTGGCCACAGCAGATACTGTGATTATCTACGATTCAGACTGGAACCCCCACAATGATATCCAG GCCTTCAGCCGTGCGCACAGAATTGGACAGAACAAGAAGGTGATGATCTATCGCTTTGTGACAAGGGCCTCGGTGGAGGAGCGTATCACTCAGGTGGCCAAGAAGAAAATGATGCTTACTCACCTGGTAGTGAGACCAGGGTTGGGCTCCAAGACAGGCTCCATGTCCAAGCAGGAGCTTGATGACATTCTCAAATTTGGCACTGAAGAACTCTTCAAGGACGAAGCTACTGAGGGGG GGGATAACAAAGAAGGTGAGGACAGTAGCGTCATCCACTACGATGACAAAGCAATTGAGCGTCTGTTGGATCGGAACCAGGATGAAACAGAAGATACTGAACTTCAGGGCATGAATGAATATCTCAGCTCCTTCAAGGTGGCCCAGTATGTGGTTCGTGAGGAGGAGATGGGG gaggaagaggaggttgAACGGGAAATTATCAAGCAGGAGGAATCGGTAGATCCTGATTACTGGGAGAAGCTGCTCCGTCACCATTATGAGCAACAGCAGGAGGATCTGGCCAGGAATCTGGGCAAGGGCAAACGTATTCGCAAGCAAGTGAACTACAACGATGGCTCACAGGAGGATAGAG GCTCACgtgctgtttttctttcagactgGCAGGATGACCAGTCAGATAATCAGTCAGACTATTCAGTTGCTTCTGAAGAAGGGGACGAGGACTTTGATGAGAGATCTGAAG CAGCTCGTCGGCCTAGCCGCAAGGGCCTCAGAAATGACAAGGATAAGCCTCTGCCTCCATTACTGGCCCGTGTGGGAGGGAACATCGAG GTGCTGGGTTTCAACGCTCGCCAGCGGAAAGCCTTCCTCAATGCTATCATGCGCTATGGAATGCCACCTCAGGATGCCTTCACCACTCAGTGGCTTGTTCGGGACCTTCGTGGCAAGTCAGAGAAGGAGTTCAA GGCCTATGTCTCGCTGTTCATGCGCCATTTATGTGAACCTGGAGCTGATGGTGCCGAGACCTTTGCAGATGGGGTCCCACGGGAAGGTCTTTCTCGGCAGCACGTCCTTACTCGCATTGGGGTCATGTCGCTTATACGCAAAAAG GTACAGGAATTCGAGCATGTGAACGGCCGCTGGAGTATGCCAGAACTGGCAGAGATAGAGGAGAACAAGAAActgtcacagcccagctcaccCTCCCCCAAAACTCCAACTCCTTCGACACCAGGGGATACGCAGCCGAACACACCGGCCCCTGTTCCTCCCCCTG AAGATGGAGTAAAAGTAGAAGAAGGAGCTAGTGCTAAGGAGCAAGGAGAGCCTTCTGAACCAGAGAAGGAGCTCAGTGCCTCTGCTACTGAAACAGAGGCCCCTATGGAG CAGTGTGCTCAGCCTGTGGAGACACCACCCCAGGAAGCAAAATCCCCAGTGAACTCCACAGAAGTGGATGAAAAGAAAGTAGAGGAAATGGAAGTGAAGGAAAGACCAGATGAACCAATGGAAGTAGAAAGCAAAG CTGATGTGGAGAAAGTGGAAGACAGAGCAGCTACTGAGAATCCTCCTGACCCTCCCATAATCACTCTGGATGAGAAAG ATGAGAAAAAGGACGATGATAAGAGAGATGTGGTGATGCTGCAGAACGGAGAGATGCTGAAAGAGTCAGTAGATGAAAGGCACAAGAAGGCAGTAAAGCAGCGCTTCATGTTCAACATAGCAGATGGTGGTTTCACTG AACTACACTCCCTCTGGCAGAATGAGGAGCGGGCTGCCACTGTCACCAAGAAGACCTATGAGATCTGGCATCGGCGTCACGACTACTGGCTCCTAGCTGGGATTATCAA TCATGGCTATGCCCGTTGGCAGGATATTCAGAATGATCCACGTTACGCCATCCTCAATGAACCCTTCAAGGGTGAGATGAACAGGGGTAACTTCCTGGAAATAAAGAATAAGTTTTTGGCAAGGAGATTTAAG CTTCTGGAGCAAGCGCTGGTGATCGAGGAGCAGTTGCGGCGAGCTGCCTATCTGAACATGTCCGAAGACCCATCTCACCCCTCCATGGCTCTGAACACACGTTTTGCAGAGGTGGAATGCCTGGCTGAGAGCCACCAGCACCTATCCAAGGAATCGATGGCGGGGAATAAACCAGCCAATGCCGTGCTGCACAAAG TTCtgaagcagctggaggagctttTGAGTGACATGAAGGCCGATGTGACCCGTCTGCCCGCCACGATTGCCCGCATCCCCCCCGTGGCAGTGCGCCTCCAGATGTCGGAGCGCAACATCCTCAGCCGCCTGGCCAACCGCAGCAGCgagcccccgccgccgcccccgccccaaCAAGTACGTACCCGCTCTG GTGGCCCAGCAGCAGTGAGTTCCTGGCCCAGTGCTGTTGACCTTTCGGCCAAGATGAAGTGA